One Salvelinus namaycush isolate Seneca chromosome 4, SaNama_1.0, whole genome shotgun sequence genomic window carries:
- the LOC120046781 gene encoding desumoylating isopeptidase 1-like, whose translation MDPNNTSYAVKLYVYDISKGMARQLSPLMLGKQLDGIWHTAIVVHGEEFFYGGDGITNCPPGGTSLGQPNSIIDLGTTEVTEEIFMEYLSSLGESTYRGNQYHLFEWNCNTFSNEVAQFLTGSKIPGHITDLPAEVLSTPFGQALRPLLDSINIAPQGGNTFNGHYGQR comes from the exons ATGGATCCAAATAACACCTCGTACGCTGTGAAACTGTACGTTTACGATATATCTAAAGGAATGGCTCGCCAGCTGAGCCCCCTCATGCTAG GTAAACAGCTTGATGGAATATG GCACACTGCTATTGTTGTACATGGAGAGGAGTTTTTCTATGGGGGAGATGGCATCACAAACTGCCCACCT GGCGGAACGTCCCTGGGACAACCCAACTCCATAATAGACCTGGGCACCACAGAGGTGACTGAGGAGATCTTTATGGAGTACCTGTCTTCACTGGGAGAGTCCACGTACAG GGGGAACCAATACCATCTGTTTGAGTGGAACTGTAACACGTTCAGTAACGAAGTGGCCCAGTTCCTCACTGGCAGCAAGATCCCCGGCCACATCACAGACCTGCCGGCTGAAGTGCTCTCCAC GCCTTTCGGCCAGGCGCTACGCCCTCTACTGGACTCCATCAATATTGCACCTCAGGGGGGCAACACCTTCAACGGACACTATGGCCAGAGATAG